One part of the Chiroxiphia lanceolata isolate bChiLan1 chromosome 14, bChiLan1.pri, whole genome shotgun sequence genome encodes these proteins:
- the TRMT12 gene encoding tRNA wybutosine-synthesizing protein 2 homolog isoform X2 produces MAAALSESAPAGNARMEAKDISIPIPALATERRLAQRLREHLEEKQLLDRRYQLQQVPGGRMALPVLEEKLSQLCLPLEMPCELVWIQDPVPSRASRRQAPAQRLRDELRQLLGGSWSEELEQDVPHAWQRHGDLVLLSEDSFRAAPWESLGPVLWETVASALGARRIARRGRVLPDGMRTPSVTLLLGQDGWVEHVDNGIRYTFDVTKCMFSPGNITEKLRVASLPCSGEVLVDLYAGIGYFTLPFLVHAGAAFVHACEWNVHAVEALRRALALNGVQDRCHIHYGDSRQLELRDTADRVNLGLIPSSEEGWPVACRVLKRDTGGVLHIHHNVETPPAPTPILPAEWGSPEAQHPMEDTGNKTVGARIRPEWQRWAETTATRIQGLLVELHGRLWHTRILHIEAVKSYAPHVHHLVLDLECRPALPT; encoded by the exons ATGGCGGCGGCGCTCTCGGAAAGTGCTCCGGCGGGAAACGCTCG GATGGAAGCCAAGGacatctccatccccatccctgcactAGCCACGGAGCGGCGGCTCGCCCAGCGCCTCAG GGAGCATTTGgaagagaagcagctgctggaCAGGCGCTaccagctgcagcaggtgccAGGGGGCCGCATGGCCCTGCCCGTGCTGGAGGAGAAGCTCTCCCAGCTGTGCCTTCCCCTGGAGATGCCCTGTGAGCTGGTCTGGATCCAG gaccCTGTCCCCTCCAGGGCATCCCGGCGACAGGCACCTGCCCAGAGGCTGCGGGATGAGCTGCGGCAGCTGCTGGGCGGGAGCTGGTcggaggagctggagcaggatgtGCCCCATGCCTGGCAGCGGCACGGGGACCTGGTGCTGCTGAGTGAGGACAGCTTCAGGGCTGCACCGTGGGAGAGCCTGG GTCCAGTGCTCTGGGAGACGGTGGCCTCGGCTTTGGGTGCCCGGCGGATAGCCAGGCGAGGACGGGTGTTGCCAGACGGGATGCGGACCCCCAGTGTGACCCTGCTGCTGGGCCAGGACGGCTGGGTGGAGCACGTGGACAATGGGATCAG GTACACCTTCGACGTGACCAAGTGCATGTTCTCACCGGGAAACATCACGGAGAAGCTGCGGGTGGcctcactgccctgctctggggaggtCCTGGTGGATCTTTATGCAG GCATCGGCTATTTCACGCTGCCGTTCCTGGTTCATGCGGGAGCCGCCTTTGTCCATGCCTGTGAGTGGAATGTCCACGCTGTGGAGGCCCTGCGCCGGGCCCTGGCACTGAACGGGGTGCAGGATCGGTGCCACATCCACTACGGGGACAGCCGGCAG ctggagctgcgGGACACGGCCGACCGGGTGAACCTGGGGCTGATCCCCAGCTCGGAGGAAGGCTGGCCAGTGGCCTGCCGTGTCCTCAAGAGGGACACGGGTGGGGTTCTCCACATCCACCACAACGTGGAGACTCCCCCTGCACCGACCCCGATCCTGCCAGCTGAGTGGGGGTCTCCAGAGGCACAGCACCCAATGGAGGACACTGGGAACAAGACAGTGGGGGCCAGGATCAGACCCGAGTGGCAGAGGTGGGCTGAAACCACAGCAACGCGGATCCAGGGACTGCTGGTGGAGCTGCATGGGCGGCTGTGGCACACCAGAATCCTGCACATTGAGGCAGTGAAGTCCTACGCACCCCACGTCCATCACCTCGTGTTGGACCTCGAGTGCCGGCCAGCACTGCCCACGTAG
- the TRMT12 gene encoding tRNA wybutosine-synthesizing protein 2 homolog isoform X3 has protein sequence MEAKDISIPIPALATERRLAQRLREHLEEKQLLDRRYQLQQVPGGRMALPVLEEKLSQLCLPLEMPCELVWIQQDPVPSRASRRQAPAQRLRDELRQLLGGSWSEELEQDVPHAWQRHGDLVLLSEDSFRAAPWESLGPVLWETVASALGARRIARRGRVLPDGMRTPSVTLLLGQDGWVEHVDNGIRYTFDVTKCMFSPGNITEKLRVASLPCSGEVLVDLYAGIGYFTLPFLVHAGAAFVHACEWNVHAVEALRRALALNGVQDRCHIHYGDSRQLELRDTADRVNLGLIPSSEEGWPVACRVLKRDTGGVLHIHHNVETPPAPTPILPAEWGSPEAQHPMEDTGNKTVGARIRPEWQRWAETTATRIQGLLVELHGRLWHTRILHIEAVKSYAPHVHHLVLDLECRPALPT, from the exons ATGGAAGCCAAGGacatctccatccccatccctgcactAGCCACGGAGCGGCGGCTCGCCCAGCGCCTCAG GGAGCATTTGgaagagaagcagctgctggaCAGGCGCTaccagctgcagcaggtgccAGGGGGCCGCATGGCCCTGCCCGTGCTGGAGGAGAAGCTCTCCCAGCTGTGCCTTCCCCTGGAGATGCCCTGTGAGCTGGTCTGGATCCAG caggaccCTGTCCCCTCCAGGGCATCCCGGCGACAGGCACCTGCCCAGAGGCTGCGGGATGAGCTGCGGCAGCTGCTGGGCGGGAGCTGGTcggaggagctggagcaggatgtGCCCCATGCCTGGCAGCGGCACGGGGACCTGGTGCTGCTGAGTGAGGACAGCTTCAGGGCTGCACCGTGGGAGAGCCTGG GTCCAGTGCTCTGGGAGACGGTGGCCTCGGCTTTGGGTGCCCGGCGGATAGCCAGGCGAGGACGGGTGTTGCCAGACGGGATGCGGACCCCCAGTGTGACCCTGCTGCTGGGCCAGGACGGCTGGGTGGAGCACGTGGACAATGGGATCAG GTACACCTTCGACGTGACCAAGTGCATGTTCTCACCGGGAAACATCACGGAGAAGCTGCGGGTGGcctcactgccctgctctggggaggtCCTGGTGGATCTTTATGCAG GCATCGGCTATTTCACGCTGCCGTTCCTGGTTCATGCGGGAGCCGCCTTTGTCCATGCCTGTGAGTGGAATGTCCACGCTGTGGAGGCCCTGCGCCGGGCCCTGGCACTGAACGGGGTGCAGGATCGGTGCCACATCCACTACGGGGACAGCCGGCAG ctggagctgcgGGACACGGCCGACCGGGTGAACCTGGGGCTGATCCCCAGCTCGGAGGAAGGCTGGCCAGTGGCCTGCCGTGTCCTCAAGAGGGACACGGGTGGGGTTCTCCACATCCACCACAACGTGGAGACTCCCCCTGCACCGACCCCGATCCTGCCAGCTGAGTGGGGGTCTCCAGAGGCACAGCACCCAATGGAGGACACTGGGAACAAGACAGTGGGGGCCAGGATCAGACCCGAGTGGCAGAGGTGGGCTGAAACCACAGCAACGCGGATCCAGGGACTGCTGGTGGAGCTGCATGGGCGGCTGTGGCACACCAGAATCCTGCACATTGAGGCAGTGAAGTCCTACGCACCCCACGTCCATCACCTCGTGTTGGACCTCGAGTGCCGGCCAGCACTGCCCACGTAG
- the TRMT12 gene encoding tRNA wybutosine-synthesizing protein 2 homolog isoform X1 — translation MAAALSESAPAGNARMEAKDISIPIPALATERRLAQRLREHLEEKQLLDRRYQLQQVPGGRMALPVLEEKLSQLCLPLEMPCELVWIQQDPVPSRASRRQAPAQRLRDELRQLLGGSWSEELEQDVPHAWQRHGDLVLLSEDSFRAAPWESLGPVLWETVASALGARRIARRGRVLPDGMRTPSVTLLLGQDGWVEHVDNGIRYTFDVTKCMFSPGNITEKLRVASLPCSGEVLVDLYAGIGYFTLPFLVHAGAAFVHACEWNVHAVEALRRALALNGVQDRCHIHYGDSRQLELRDTADRVNLGLIPSSEEGWPVACRVLKRDTGGVLHIHHNVETPPAPTPILPAEWGSPEAQHPMEDTGNKTVGARIRPEWQRWAETTATRIQGLLVELHGRLWHTRILHIEAVKSYAPHVHHLVLDLECRPALPT, via the exons ATGGCGGCGGCGCTCTCGGAAAGTGCTCCGGCGGGAAACGCTCG GATGGAAGCCAAGGacatctccatccccatccctgcactAGCCACGGAGCGGCGGCTCGCCCAGCGCCTCAG GGAGCATTTGgaagagaagcagctgctggaCAGGCGCTaccagctgcagcaggtgccAGGGGGCCGCATGGCCCTGCCCGTGCTGGAGGAGAAGCTCTCCCAGCTGTGCCTTCCCCTGGAGATGCCCTGTGAGCTGGTCTGGATCCAG caggaccCTGTCCCCTCCAGGGCATCCCGGCGACAGGCACCTGCCCAGAGGCTGCGGGATGAGCTGCGGCAGCTGCTGGGCGGGAGCTGGTcggaggagctggagcaggatgtGCCCCATGCCTGGCAGCGGCACGGGGACCTGGTGCTGCTGAGTGAGGACAGCTTCAGGGCTGCACCGTGGGAGAGCCTGG GTCCAGTGCTCTGGGAGACGGTGGCCTCGGCTTTGGGTGCCCGGCGGATAGCCAGGCGAGGACGGGTGTTGCCAGACGGGATGCGGACCCCCAGTGTGACCCTGCTGCTGGGCCAGGACGGCTGGGTGGAGCACGTGGACAATGGGATCAG GTACACCTTCGACGTGACCAAGTGCATGTTCTCACCGGGAAACATCACGGAGAAGCTGCGGGTGGcctcactgccctgctctggggaggtCCTGGTGGATCTTTATGCAG GCATCGGCTATTTCACGCTGCCGTTCCTGGTTCATGCGGGAGCCGCCTTTGTCCATGCCTGTGAGTGGAATGTCCACGCTGTGGAGGCCCTGCGCCGGGCCCTGGCACTGAACGGGGTGCAGGATCGGTGCCACATCCACTACGGGGACAGCCGGCAG ctggagctgcgGGACACGGCCGACCGGGTGAACCTGGGGCTGATCCCCAGCTCGGAGGAAGGCTGGCCAGTGGCCTGCCGTGTCCTCAAGAGGGACACGGGTGGGGTTCTCCACATCCACCACAACGTGGAGACTCCCCCTGCACCGACCCCGATCCTGCCAGCTGAGTGGGGGTCTCCAGAGGCACAGCACCCAATGGAGGACACTGGGAACAAGACAGTGGGGGCCAGGATCAGACCCGAGTGGCAGAGGTGGGCTGAAACCACAGCAACGCGGATCCAGGGACTGCTGGTGGAGCTGCATGGGCGGCTGTGGCACACCAGAATCCTGCACATTGAGGCAGTGAAGTCCTACGCACCCCACGTCCATCACCTCGTGTTGGACCTCGAGTGCCGGCCAGCACTGCCCACGTAG